From the Actinopolymorpha singaporensis genome, the window GCCACACCGTAGAAGAGCCCGATCGTGGCCAGCACGGGTTTGGACAACGGCAGCACGATGTGCCACAGCACCTGCAGGTCCGAGGCGCCGTCTATACGGGCGGACTCCTCGATCTCGGCCGGGATGCTCCAGAAGAAGTTCCGCATCAGGATGAGATTGAACGGTGACACCAGTCCGGAGAAGACCAGCACCCACACGTTGTTGATCAGCCCGATGTTCTTCAGCAGCAGGTACGTCGGGATGAGGCCCGCGCCGAACAGCATCGGGACGATCACGATCCACATCAGGAGCCGGTAGCCCGGGATGTAGGTCTTCGACAGGCCGTACGCCGCGGTGGTCGTGAAGAACAGGTTCAGGCTCGTACCGACGAGCGTGGCGAACACCGTCACTCCGAACGACCGCATGAGCACCGGAGTCTCGAAGATGTAGTGGTAGGCCTCGGCCGTGAGGTTTCTCGGCAGCAGCATCAGCGGGTCGGCGGCGATCGACGCGCTCGAACTCATCGACTTGGCCAGGATGTTGACCATCGGCAGCAGGGTGACCAGGCCGAGGACGATGAGTACGACATGGATGATCGTGTCGGCCCATCGGGGGTTGCGGTCGAGTTGGGCCCGCCGCGCCGGACTCGTGATCTGGTCGCCGCTCACGAGTTCGGGGTCGGAGGGGTCTGTGCCCGGTGAGTCC encodes:
- a CDS encoding carbohydrate ABC transporter permease; translation: MVTSSEQPPTRTAGPDSPGTDPSDPELVSGDQITSPARRAQLDRNPRWADTIIHVVLIVLGLVTLLPMVNILAKSMSSSASIAADPLMLLPRNLTAEAYHYIFETPVLMRSFGVTVFATLVGTSLNLFFTTTAAYGLSKTYIPGYRLLMWIVIVPMLFGAGLIPTYLLLKNIGLINNVWVLVFSGLVSPFNLILMRNFFWSIPAEIEESARIDGASDLQVLWHIVLPLSKPVLATIGLFYGVAHWNDFFTGLFFLTDSSKWPLQVVMRSIIIDQSMLGMGGMNAPTQDLQRMVISADNIRAATIIFSTVPILLAYPFLQRYFVKGIILGAVKG